Proteins from a single region of Synergistaceae bacterium:
- a CDS encoding DNA alkylation repair protein, which yields MDIFKTFRDARNPDKGAPMSEYMRGLFPFLGIQKPERTKLSREFLKAKCREPLDWQFVFKCWDQPEREFQYLAIDYLGKMKPSLTAAHIPNIRTLVVTKPWWDTVDSLDMIVGDIALAFPEVNEIMLEWSLDEDIWLRRIAIDHQLTRKEKTDEALLEKIIVNNLGQTEFFINKAIGWSLRDYSKTNPDWVRDFLERYGSRMAALSVREARKYI from the coding sequence ATGGACATATTCAAAACCTTCAGAGACGCTCGCAACCCGGACAAGGGCGCTCCTATGAGCGAGTACATGCGGGGGCTCTTTCCCTTTTTAGGCATACAGAAGCCCGAGCGGACAAAACTTAGCCGCGAATTTCTTAAGGCAAAGTGCCGTGAACCCCTCGACTGGCAGTTTGTCTTCAAGTGTTGGGACCAGCCGGAGCGGGAGTTTCAATACCTTGCCATCGACTACCTTGGAAAAATGAAGCCCTCGTTGACAGCGGCCCACATACCGAACATCCGCACCCTTGTCGTGACCAAGCCCTGGTGGGATACAGTCGACTCGCTCGACATGATAGTGGGGGACATAGCCCTTGCATTCCCCGAGGTGAACGAGATCATGCTTGAATGGAGCCTCGACGAGGACATCTGGCTCCGGAGAATAGCGATAGATCACCAGCTCACGAGAAAGGAAAAGACCGACGAAGCCCTGCTGGAGAAAATCATCGTCAACAACCTGGGACAGACGGAGTTCTTCATCAACAAGGCCATCGGATGGAGCCTGAGGGACTACAGCAAGACGAACCCGGACTGGGTGAGGGATTTCCTTGAGCGTTACGGAAGTCGGATGGCGGCATTGAGCGTCAGAGAGGCCCGCAAATATATCTGA
- a CDS encoding archease, with translation MSWKIIAHTADAGLEVSARSWNELFSLAAEGFYHLCLDGAPAPSLQGADGDPHVISIDAVDLEELAVSWLNELLFLLETRYVLFAPSSLSVSDTEATLTAEGVLIPSNHDRIAVKAATYGGIEVNADPSPFLRVFLDM, from the coding sequence ATGAGCTGGAAAATCATAGCCCACACGGCGGACGCCGGGCTGGAGGTCTCCGCCCGATCTTGGAACGAGCTTTTCAGCCTGGCAGCCGAGGGGTTTTACCATCTTTGCCTTGATGGGGCGCCCGCACCTTCGCTCCAAGGGGCGGACGGCGATCCGCACGTAATTTCGATCGATGCGGTCGACCTCGAGGAGCTTGCGGTCTCCTGGCTGAATGAGTTGCTCTTTCTTCTCGAGACGAGATACGTGCTTTTCGCGCCGTCGTCGCTTTCGGTGTCGGATACCGAGGCGACTCTGACAGCCGAGGGAGTGCTGATTCCTTCGAATCATGACAGGATCGCGGTGAAGGCGGCCACTTACGGTGGCATTGAAGTTAACGCCGATCCCTCGCCGTTCTTGCGGGTGTTTTTGGATATGTGA